One region of Dokdonia sp. 4H-3-7-5 genomic DNA includes:
- a CDS encoding alpha/beta fold hydrolase, whose protein sequence is MKKIFLYVPLFLLFIVTFCSCSVLQWRKSDQEIHEKFTALKVESKISYFQVDSLDLKVRIQEVTTADSDVNLVFFHGAPSSIAAWEGYISNNVLIKNANIYAIDRPGYGYSNFGKELPSIERQAQLMATILKEKGIKNIIAVGSSYGGPIAARIGVLNPEVKAVVMISPAIDPSIEKDFWVARFTQWKITRWIVPTAYRVAGDEKKIHAAELDFIKADWKNLKVPVIHIHGDNDDIVPYENVNFSKENFQNVEIITVSGKGHEISYRNTELIIPKLIKLINELKMIK, encoded by the coding sequence ATGAAAAAGATCTTTCTATATGTTCCTCTATTTCTGTTATTTATAGTAACCTTTTGTTCTTGTAGTGTATTACAATGGCGTAAGTCTGATCAAGAGATTCATGAAAAGTTTACTGCCTTAAAAGTTGAAAGTAAAATCTCATATTTTCAAGTTGATAGTCTTGATTTAAAAGTTCGTATCCAGGAGGTTACTACCGCAGATAGCGATGTAAATCTTGTTTTTTTTCATGGAGCACCTAGTTCTATCGCTGCCTGGGAGGGCTATATCTCAAATAATGTTCTCATTAAAAATGCAAATATTTATGCAATAGACAGGCCTGGCTACGGCTACTCTAATTTTGGTAAAGAACTCCCGTCTATTGAACGTCAGGCCCAATTAATGGCCACTATTCTTAAAGAAAAAGGAATAAAAAATATTATAGCTGTAGGCTCATCTTACGGAGGGCCTATTGCAGCAAGAATAGGAGTTTTAAATCCAGAAGTAAAAGCTGTTGTTATGATCTCTCCAGCGATTGATCCTTCTATAGAAAAAGACTTTTGGGTAGCTCGTTTTACACAGTGGAAAATAACGCGATGGATTGTGCCCACAGCTTATCGCGTAGCAGGAGATGAAAAGAAAATACACGCAGCCGAACTAGATTTTATAAAAGCTGACTGGAAAAATCTAAAAGTACCAGTGATTCACATTCATGGCGATAACGATGATATTGTTCCCTATGAAAATGTAAACTTTAGCAAAGAAAATTTTCAGAATGTTGAGATCATCACAGTATCAGGCAAAGGCCATGAGATTTCTTATAGAAATACAGAATTAATTATACCTAAGTTGATAAAGCTCATTAATGAGTTAAAAATGATAAAATAG
- a CDS encoding YqgE/AlgH family protein gives MIAYPTKGHLLVAEPSILGDTSFTRSVILLADHNDKGSVGFILNKPLDVKLSDLIEGIEDCEMPIYNGGPVEQENLYFIHTVPDLIEDSLEIASGIYWGGNFERALELIMNEEICCEKIKFFLGYSGWESNQLDQEIVQNSWVILENDQQDALLKDNHTALWRDKIIEIGGDYALWSNAPENPQYN, from the coding sequence ATGATTGCATATCCTACAAAGGGACATTTATTAGTTGCCGAACCATCTATACTAGGTGATACATCATTTACAAGGTCTGTAATTCTTCTTGCAGATCATAATGATAAAGGCTCTGTAGGGTTTATTCTCAATAAACCGCTGGATGTCAAACTATCAGACTTAATAGAAGGCATAGAGGATTGTGAGATGCCTATTTACAATGGAGGACCTGTAGAGCAAGAGAATCTCTATTTTATACACACCGTTCCTGATCTTATAGAAGATAGCCTAGAAATAGCCTCAGGTATTTATTGGGGAGGGAATTTTGAGAGAGCCCTAGAACTAATTATGAACGAAGAAATCTGCTGTGAAAAAATTAAATTTTTTCTAGGATATAGTGGATGGGAAAGCAACCAGCTTGACCAAGAGATCGTGCAAAACAGCTGGGTCATTCTTGAAAATGACCAACAAGATGCACTACTCAAAGATAACCACACAGCACTGTGGAGAGATAAAATTATAGAAATAGGCGGTGATTATGCCTTATGGTCTAATGCTCCAGAAAACCCTCAATATAACTAA
- a CDS encoding aminotransferase class IV, translating into MINHNGTLSSPEDAQLNPFNRGLLYGDGLFETIKAVNGKLLFWEDHYFRLMASMRILRMEIPMEFTPEFLEEELLKTLTASGLIDQTARIRITVYRSGGGTYLPEERGVGYYAFAKAHPNPFYLLSEEPYEVELYKDHYINADLISTLKTTNKIVHVTGSIYAQENGYDNCLLVNNEKNIAEALQGNLFLVKGNYIKTPPLTDGCLRGVIRKQLINIIGLMDEYTFEEASISPFELQKADELFITNTIMGIQPITKYRKKEFKIDAASALLKKLNVKVRLG; encoded by the coding sequence ATGATCAATCACAACGGAACTTTATCCTCACCAGAGGATGCGCAACTTAATCCATTTAATAGAGGGCTACTTTATGGCGATGGACTTTTTGAAACAATTAAAGCAGTAAACGGTAAACTCCTTTTCTGGGAAGACCACTACTTTAGACTTATGGCTTCTATGCGCATTCTTCGCATGGAAATCCCAATGGAGTTCACGCCAGAGTTTCTTGAAGAAGAACTCTTGAAGACTTTGACAGCTTCTGGTCTAATTGATCAAACAGCTCGCATACGTATTACAGTGTATAGATCTGGTGGCGGCACGTATCTTCCAGAAGAGCGCGGTGTGGGTTATTACGCTTTCGCGAAAGCGCACCCTAATCCTTTTTATCTCCTAAGCGAAGAACCTTACGAGGTGGAGTTGTATAAAGACCATTATATAAATGCAGATTTAATATCTACCCTTAAAACGACTAATAAGATTGTGCACGTTACAGGAAGTATCTATGCTCAAGAGAATGGATATGATAATTGTCTACTAGTAAATAATGAGAAAAATATAGCCGAAGCATTGCAAGGGAATTTATTTCTAGTAAAAGGAAACTATATTAAGACACCACCACTTACTGATGGTTGCTTACGCGGTGTGATAAGGAAACAACTTATTAATATTATAGGACTAATGGATGAGTACACTTTTGAAGAGGCATCTATATCACCATTTGAATTGCAAAAAGCAGATGAGCTTTTTATTACAAACACCATTATGGGAATACAGCCTATAACAAAGTATAGAAAAAAGGAGTTTAAAATTGATGCTGCTTCAGCTTTGTTAAAAAAACTTAATGTAAAAGTAAGATTAGGTTAG
- a CDS encoding phosphatase PAP2 family protein yields the protein MKQKLASLIYWIKSLLVKIFKKYDGRWAYIITTIIALALFIGGIKLFISLTETLKSTYLAASDTAISNYVASFRTPYLTNYFIFVTDLGDALGYVITFILCTIIFYFTFKKWRYVAQLAFVMVLALSSNLILKQIINRARPDAEHLVTVETLSYPSGHAMMAMAFYGTLLFLVSKFPIKKFYKILFITLCLILILSIGVSRIYLGVHYPSDVAGGFIAGFVWVVFCVIVFDLIQIFKRDPAT from the coding sequence ATGAAACAAAAACTAGCATCACTTATTTATTGGATTAAAAGTTTATTAGTCAAGATATTTAAAAAATATGATGGTAGATGGGCTTATATTATCACCACAATCATCGCCTTAGCACTCTTTATAGGTGGTATAAAATTATTTATATCCCTTACAGAAACTTTAAAAAGTACCTATCTAGCTGCGTCTGATACGGCAATTTCAAACTACGTTGCCAGTTTTAGGACGCCTTATCTCACAAACTATTTTATTTTTGTAACAGATCTGGGTGATGCTCTAGGTTATGTTATCACATTTATATTATGCACGATTATATTCTATTTTACATTTAAAAAATGGCGATATGTTGCTCAACTTGCATTTGTGATGGTGCTTGCTTTGAGTTCTAATCTTATTTTGAAACAAATCATTAATAGAGCGCGACCAGATGCCGAACATCTTGTAACAGTAGAAACGCTTAGTTACCCTAGCGGGCACGCGATGATGGCAATGGCTTTTTACGGGACACTGTTATTCTTAGTAAGTAAATTCCCAATTAAGAAATTTTATAAAATTCTATTTATCACTCTGTGCTTGATTTTGATACTAAGTATCGGCGTTAGTCGTATTTATTTAGGCGTTCATTACCCCTCAGATGTCGCAGGTGGATTTATTGCAGGCTTTGTTTGGGTAGTGTTTTGTGTGATTGTTTTTGATTTAATTCAAATTTTTAAACGAGACCCAGCAACCTAA
- a CDS encoding START-like domain-containing protein: MSDKIKYEIEFVVRASPSLLYQYIATPSGMSEWFADNVNLRGDHYTFIWDGSEEKAKLLTKKNDDRIKFQWAADEGEEYYFELRLQVDEITKDVSLMVTDFAEEDEVDEGKMFWENQISELKQVIGSS; this comes from the coding sequence ATGAGCGATAAAATAAAATATGAGATTGAGTTTGTTGTAAGAGCTTCTCCTTCTTTATTATACCAATATATAGCTACTCCATCAGGAATGAGTGAGTGGTTTGCAGATAATGTAAATTTAAGAGGTGACCACTACACTTTTATTTGGGACGGAAGTGAGGAGAAAGCAAAACTCCTTACCAAAAAGAACGATGACCGCATAAAATTCCAATGGGCGGCAGATGAAGGAGAGGAATATTATTTTGAATTACGTCTCCAAGTAGATGAGATTACCAAGGATGTATCACTCATGGTAACAGACTTTGCAGAAGAAGATGAAGTAGATGAAGGTAAAATGTTCTGGGAAAATCAAATTTCAGAGTTGAAACAAGTAATAGGCTCATCATAA
- a CDS encoding SdiA-regulated domain-containing protein, translated as MNYRKYIPHLFIVTLAIIVTVSCANSYNGQSDEKDKITIKKKSKKDYTIVNTWKMPKILNEVSGISWISDNRLACVEDEDGTIFIYDLKKEKVIQEVAFAGHGDYEGITVNGKDAYVMRSDGLIYEVLRFRESNPTVTNFQTAFSGRNNIETLTLDTKKNSLVITPKDRDSNEDFKGLYYIPLNSKIMPVKPVIRINMNDKAFEDFKKKKAYRTFSPSDVAIHPVTGDYYVLEGKKPKLAILDSDGTVKKVYQLDKDDFAQPEGITFSPDGRLFISNEARKDEATIVEVVFN; from the coding sequence ATGAACTATAGAAAATATATACCTCACCTATTTATTGTCACTCTCGCAATCATTGTCACTGTAAGTTGTGCAAATAGCTACAATGGTCAGAGCGATGAAAAAGACAAAATAACAATTAAAAAAAAATCTAAAAAAGATTATACGATTGTAAACACTTGGAAAATGCCCAAAATTTTAAATGAGGTAAGTGGCATCTCATGGATTTCTGACAACAGACTAGCTTGCGTAGAAGATGAGGATGGCACCATTTTCATTTATGATCTTAAAAAAGAAAAAGTCATTCAAGAAGTAGCCTTTGCTGGTCATGGAGATTATGAAGGTATCACAGTTAATGGTAAGGATGCCTACGTGATGCGCAGTGATGGACTAATTTATGAGGTATTACGCTTTCGCGAAAGCAATCCAACTGTTACTAACTTTCAAACAGCATTTAGCGGTCGCAACAATATAGAAACCCTCACTCTAGACACAAAAAAAAATAGTTTAGTTATAACCCCAAAAGATCGTGATAGTAATGAGGATTTTAAAGGTCTATATTATATCCCTTTAAACTCTAAAATAATGCCTGTAAAACCAGTCATTCGTATAAATATGAATGACAAAGCTTTTGAGGATTTTAAAAAGAAAAAAGCGTATCGCACTTTTAGTCCTTCTGATGTGGCAATACATCCAGTGACGGGTGACTACTATGTGCTTGAAGGTAAAAAACCAAAGCTGGCAATACTAGATAGCGACGGTACCGTTAAAAAAGTATACCAACTCGATAAAGACGACTTTGCTCAGCCAGAGGGAATTACTTTTAGTCCTGACGGAAGGCTTTTTATTTCTAATGAAGCTAGAAAGGACGAAGCTACGATTGTAGAAGTTGTCTTTAATTAA
- a CDS encoding AMP-binding protein, giving the protein MTELAEKYTRLHPKFKLNGASFTIASLKEQAHTFIKEGEPYEESVGEFIIEWLDAKKYVTVHTSGSTGTPKLIKINKEHMINSAKATAKHFDVFEKTTALLCLPAHYIAGKMMLVRAMTLGWRIDMAQPKSNPLDAVYRTYDFCAMTPFQLDNSLSRLHLLSKLIVGGGAISPALSLRLQGLKTKVYETYGMTETVTHIAARRVNPKKNKEGIIPFKVLDKVTVEIDNRDCLVIKAPKVSTDPVITNDLVELITYKKFIWLGRIDNVINSGGVKLFPEQIEAKLAPFIHVPYFVAGVPDELLGEQLTLFVEQEEPLFIKEHITDISAFGSFELPKLAVSLTSFQRTATGKIQRGQTLKEYLNNL; this is encoded by the coding sequence ATGACGGAGCTTGCTGAAAAATATACGCGCTTACACCCTAAATTTAAACTTAATGGTGCTTCATTTACCATTGCTTCATTAAAGGAGCAAGCGCATACCTTTATTAAAGAAGGAGAACCTTATGAGGAATCTGTAGGTGAGTTTATTATAGAGTGGCTAGATGCTAAGAAGTATGTGACGGTACATACCTCTGGATCTACGGGAACACCTAAGCTTATTAAGATAAACAAGGAACATATGATCAATAGTGCAAAAGCAACTGCAAAGCACTTTGATGTATTTGAAAAAACAACGGCATTGCTTTGTCTTCCTGCGCATTATATTGCTGGAAAAATGATGCTTGTAAGAGCCATGACATTGGGATGGCGTATTGATATGGCGCAGCCAAAATCAAACCCGCTGGATGCTGTTTATAGAACGTATGACTTTTGTGCGATGACGCCTTTTCAGCTTGATAATTCGTTATCGCGATTACACTTACTTTCAAAGCTTATTGTAGGAGGAGGAGCGATATCACCAGCACTGTCATTAAGACTACAAGGACTTAAAACCAAGGTTTATGAAACCTATGGAATGACAGAAACTGTAACTCACATTGCAGCAAGAAGAGTCAATCCAAAAAAAAATAAAGAAGGAATCATCCCTTTTAAAGTACTTGACAAAGTTACAGTCGAAATCGATAATAGGGATTGTCTTGTAATAAAAGCTCCTAAGGTGAGCACGGATCCCGTGATTACAAATGATCTTGTAGAGCTCATAACGTATAAGAAGTTCATCTGGCTAGGTCGTATTGATAATGTAATTAATAGCGGTGGAGTAAAATTGTTTCCAGAACAGATAGAGGCAAAGTTGGCGCCATTTATCCATGTTCCATATTTTGTAGCCGGAGTTCCAGATGAACTGCTTGGCGAGCAATTAACGTTATTTGTAGAGCAAGAAGAACCTCTTTTTATAAAGGAGCATATTACAGATATATCGGCTTTTGGGTCTTTTGAACTACCTAAACTTGCGGTTTCATTAACCTCCTTTCAGCGTACGGCTACAGGTAAAATACAGAGAGGGCAAACCTTAAAAGAGTATTTAAACAATTTATAG
- a CDS encoding CPBP family intramembrane glutamic endopeptidase, translating to MYIEQAYKSLHEGWRYIIGFLIIFILGWQILGAIPLMVGSWMRAGDINTFLEAGEENFFPLFEGESNFYLVLALCTFLGGLLGLVVVVKYLHKQRFTKLVTARKKIDWSRFFFAFAIWGAFSIVSTLVAYYFAPEDLVWNFNLMPFLGLLAITLILLPLQTSFEEFLFRGYLMQGIGVAAGNKLVPLIITSLIFGLMHALNPEIEKLGYSILSVYIGLGFFLGIITLMDDGMELALGFHAANNMLIALLVTSDWSALQTNSIFRDVAEPSAIGQIVPIFIILPILMYIFARKYKWSNWKEKLTGSVKPLAGA from the coding sequence ATGTATATTGAGCAGGCGTATAAGAGTTTACATGAGGGTTGGAGATATATAATAGGTTTCTTGATTATATTTATTTTAGGCTGGCAAATCTTAGGAGCAATTCCATTAATGGTAGGCTCGTGGATGAGAGCTGGTGATATAAATACTTTTCTAGAAGCAGGAGAAGAGAATTTTTTTCCGCTTTTTGAAGGGGAAAGTAATTTTTACTTAGTACTTGCACTTTGCACCTTTTTAGGGGGGTTACTTGGACTCGTTGTTGTTGTTAAGTATCTACATAAGCAGCGATTTACAAAGCTAGTAACTGCTAGAAAAAAAATAGATTGGTCTCGTTTTTTCTTTGCTTTTGCTATTTGGGGTGCGTTTTCTATAGTATCCACACTTGTAGCATACTATTTTGCTCCAGAAGATCTTGTGTGGAATTTTAATCTTATGCCTTTTCTTGGGCTTCTAGCCATCACATTAATACTACTACCCTTACAAACTTCTTTTGAGGAATTTCTTTTTAGAGGATATTTAATGCAGGGGATAGGAGTTGCTGCTGGTAATAAGCTCGTGCCTCTTATTATTACTTCACTTATTTTTGGACTCATGCACGCGCTTAATCCTGAAATAGAAAAGCTTGGATACAGCATACTATCGGTCTACATAGGTTTAGGTTTCTTTCTCGGGATTATAACGCTTATGGATGATGGAATGGAGCTTGCTCTAGGCTTTCATGCGGCAAATAATATGTTAATTGCACTGCTCGTAACTTCAGATTGGAGTGCATTACAAACTAATTCTATCTTTCGTGATGTTGCAGAGCCTTCGGCTATAGGGCAGATTGTTCCTATATTTATTATACTACCTATTCTCATGTATATTTTTGCTAGAAAATATAAATGGTCTAACTGGAAAGAGAAACTCACAGGAAGTGTAAAGCCTCTTGCTGGCGCTTAA
- the katG gene encoding catalase/peroxidase HPI — MKDFDNPENLEKCPFRGTRIGGAFGTSPQIDDWWPNRLQVELLHQEQPVANPLSDQSYKEAFNKIDFQELKKDIKEMLVTHQEWWPADYNNYGPQMIRMAWHSAGTYRIADGRGGGAQAMQRFAPINSWWDNGNTDKARRLVWPIKKKYGASLSWADLIMLTGNCALEIMNFPTYGFAGGRRDAWEPDRSTYWGPEFWNGKAYDESQTTGNHVGHPEEMVNNNLRWKGDVKEEYHDLENPLAATHQSLIYVNPEGPGGNMDAMDSARNIRESFKRMAMDDEETVALIAGGHAFGKSHGMVDPEKIGAAPEKAPIEAQGFGWHNPVGSGNGADTMTNGIEGSWTPNPTEWDNTYLVNLFKYEWKQIKSPAGAGQWTPIDPNAPKTPDAHIEGKMNDLMMMTSDIALKVDPAYREVCKKFMDDFEYFTQAFSKAWYKLTHRDMGPTDRYLGPEVPEKELLWQDPIPKLIKHTINEFDIAFLKTKILESDISVTALVNAAWSAASVYRHSDKRGGANGARIALEPQRSWLFNRPGELNNVIKALEEIKETFNVMDTPRKVSLADLIVLGGCVGIEKAAKDAGSTISVPFTPGRNDTTPELTDIESFDWLKPVSDGFKNYHNNKVGYHVPSERIFLDRAQLLTLNAPEWTVLVGGLRVLDQNFDYSKHGLFTENPGHLTNDFFKVLTSMDYAWEPQTNDAQLFNVRERSTGDIKYTATRCDLIFGSNSQLRNISEVYAANDGNERFLKDFVAAWDKVMMLDRYDVKDE, encoded by the coding sequence ATGAAAGATTTTGACAATCCAGAAAACTTAGAAAAATGCCCTTTTCGTGGGACACGTATTGGTGGTGCATTTGGCACTTCCCCTCAAATTGATGATTGGTGGCCTAATAGATTACAAGTAGAATTGCTTCATCAAGAGCAGCCTGTTGCAAATCCCCTAAGTGATCAATCCTATAAGGAAGCTTTTAATAAAATTGACTTTCAAGAATTAAAAAAAGATATTAAAGAAATGCTTGTCACTCATCAAGAATGGTGGCCAGCAGATTACAATAACTATGGTCCTCAAATGATACGTATGGCTTGGCATTCGGCTGGTACTTACCGTATAGCAGATGGTCGTGGAGGTGGTGCACAAGCGATGCAGAGATTTGCACCTATTAACTCATGGTGGGACAATGGTAATACAGATAAAGCAAGAAGGCTTGTATGGCCTATAAAAAAGAAATACGGCGCGTCACTTTCATGGGCTGACCTTATTATGCTTACAGGTAATTGTGCGCTAGAAATAATGAACTTCCCTACCTATGGTTTTGCAGGTGGAAGACGTGATGCTTGGGAACCAGACCGCAGTACGTACTGGGGACCAGAATTTTGGAATGGTAAGGCATATGATGAATCACAAACTACAGGTAATCATGTAGGCCATCCAGAAGAAATGGTAAACAATAATTTGCGTTGGAAAGGAGATGTAAAGGAAGAATATCATGATTTAGAAAACCCCTTGGCTGCGACACACCAGTCTTTAATATATGTCAACCCTGAAGGTCCTGGAGGAAATATGGACGCAATGGACTCTGCTAGAAATATTAGAGAATCATTTAAGCGTATGGCGATGGATGATGAAGAAACCGTGGCACTTATTGCTGGAGGACATGCTTTTGGAAAAAGTCACGGAATGGTTGATCCAGAAAAAATAGGGGCAGCTCCAGAAAAGGCACCTATTGAGGCTCAAGGTTTCGGGTGGCATAATCCAGTAGGAAGTGGTAATGGTGCAGATACAATGACTAATGGAATTGAAGGATCCTGGACTCCTAACCCTACAGAATGGGACAACACTTACTTAGTAAATCTATTTAAGTATGAATGGAAACAAATCAAAAGCCCCGCAGGAGCAGGACAGTGGACTCCAATAGACCCTAACGCTCCAAAAACTCCTGATGCACATATAGAGGGAAAAATGAACGATTTAATGATGATGACTTCTGACATAGCATTAAAGGTAGACCCTGCTTACAGGGAAGTATGTAAAAAATTCATGGATGATTTTGAGTACTTTACTCAGGCATTTTCAAAGGCTTGGTATAAGCTTACTCACCGTGATATGGGTCCTACAGATAGATATTTGGGACCTGAGGTTCCTGAAAAGGAATTATTATGGCAAGACCCAATCCCTAAACTGATTAAACATACTATCAATGAATTTGATATTGCCTTTCTCAAAACAAAAATTTTAGAAAGCGATATCTCTGTTACTGCTTTAGTAAACGCTGCTTGGTCTGCTGCATCAGTGTATAGACATTCTGATAAAAGAGGTGGAGCAAACGGTGCTCGCATAGCTTTAGAACCGCAAAGAAGTTGGTTATTTAATAGACCTGGTGAATTAAATAATGTCATTAAAGCTCTAGAGGAAATCAAAGAAACATTTAATGTAATGGATACCCCAAGAAAGGTATCTCTTGCTGACCTAATTGTTTTAGGAGGTTGTGTAGGAATAGAAAAGGCTGCTAAAGATGCGGGGAGTACTATATCAGTTCCTTTTACTCCCGGTAGAAATGACACTACTCCAGAACTTACAGATATAGAAAGTTTTGATTGGCTTAAACCAGTATCAGATGGCTTTAAAAACTATCATAACAATAAGGTAGGTTATCATGTTCCTTCTGAACGTATATTTTTAGACCGCGCTCAGCTTTTAACGCTCAATGCTCCAGAATGGACAGTTCTTGTGGGAGGACTTCGAGTGTTAGATCAAAATTTTGATTATTCTAAGCACGGTTTATTTACCGAAAATCCAGGACATTTAACTAATGATTTCTTTAAAGTATTAACGAGTATGGATTATGCGTGGGAGCCTCAAACTAATGATGCACAATTATTCAATGTTCGAGAGAGATCTACAGGAGATATAAAATATACAGCAACCCGTTGTGATTTGATATTTGGCTCAAATTCTCAGTTAAGGAACATCTCAGAAGTATATGCCGCCAATGATGGTAACGAGCGATTCTTGAAAGATTTTGTCGCTGCTTGGGATAAAGTTATGATGCTAGACAGATATGATGTTAAGGATGAATAA
- a CDS encoding MarC family protein produces MDNLITFAITVFTGFFAITNPISNMTIFLSLTEGADKKTKQNINKRANIVAFVIVAGFVLLGKFIFELFQITIPAFKIFGGILVFLIGFDMLQSKKVNVKHLKEVDVDENIAISPLAIPIIAGPGTIVTAMNSVSDATYMEIGVVILIFAVMCMLMYMTFSASNLIVRVLGNNVISVIGKIMGLIIGIIGTGMIIEGVKISFDLMP; encoded by the coding sequence ATGGATAACCTAATTACGTTTGCAATTACCGTATTTACGGGCTTTTTTGCTATAACAAATCCAATTTCAAATATGACCATCTTTTTGTCCCTCACAGAGGGAGCAGATAAAAAGACAAAGCAAAATATCAATAAAAGAGCAAACATTGTTGCTTTTGTTATTGTGGCTGGTTTTGTGTTATTAGGCAAATTCATTTTCGAGTTATTCCAAATAACAATACCGGCTTTTAAGATATTTGGTGGGATTTTAGTATTTCTTATCGGTTTTGATATGTTGCAGTCTAAGAAGGTAAACGTAAAGCACTTAAAAGAGGTAGATGTAGATGAGAATATAGCAATCTCACCTTTAGCTATCCCAATTATTGCAGGTCCGGGTACAATTGTAACTGCAATGAATTCAGTATCAGATGCAACTTACATGGAGATAGGGGTTGTGATTTTGATTTTTGCTGTTATGTGCATGTTGATGTACATGACATTTAGTGCCAGCAATCTTATTGTTAGGGTTTTGGGTAATAATGTAATCTCTGTAATAGGTAAGATTATGGGGTTGATAATAGGGATTATTGGCACAGGAATGATCATAGAAGGAGTAAAAATCTCTTTTGATTTGATGCCATAA
- a CDS encoding o-succinylbenzoate synthase, translated as MKAHYKKHILEFKSPSGTSRGVLRTKETWYIIIDDNGKMGVGECGILRGLSYDDVPDYEQKLEWACSNITKGPQALWEQLIAYPSIQAGIEMAFLSLKSNHPYVLFPSTFTEGTSAIEINGLIWMGDEDFMRAQVAEKLEQGFDCIKMKIGAIDFKDEMAILSSIRKSYNNEQLTLRVDANGGFAFAKAKEVLFQLAELDIHSIEQPIATKQWEAMASLCASTPTPIALDEELIGVTDLPSKRKLLETIKPQYIILKPSFIGGFKGSQEWIDVADSLGIAWWITSALESNIGLNAIAQWTHELGAKGPQGLGTGSLFTNNISSPLEVVNGTLRTDNNKHWNFKL; from the coding sequence TTGAAAGCACATTATAAAAAGCACATATTAGAGTTCAAGAGCCCCAGCGGTACTTCACGAGGTGTCTTACGTACAAAAGAGACGTGGTATATTATCATTGATGATAATGGGAAGATGGGTGTAGGAGAATGTGGAATCCTTAGAGGCCTTAGTTATGATGATGTGCCAGATTATGAGCAGAAGCTGGAATGGGCATGTAGTAATATAACTAAAGGACCTCAAGCTCTTTGGGAACAACTAATAGCCTATCCAAGTATACAAGCGGGTATTGAGATGGCGTTTTTATCACTTAAATCTAATCATCCCTATGTTTTATTTCCATCTACCTTTACGGAAGGAACCTCTGCTATAGAAATCAATGGCTTGATATGGATGGGAGATGAAGATTTTATGAGAGCGCAGGTAGCAGAAAAGCTTGAGCAAGGTTTTGATTGTATAAAAATGAAGATAGGAGCCATTGACTTTAAAGACGAAATGGCGATTCTTTCCTCTATAAGAAAGAGTTACAATAATGAGCAGCTTACCTTGCGGGTAGATGCAAATGGTGGTTTTGCTTTCGCGAAAGCAAAAGAAGTCCTATTCCAACTAGCCGAGCTAGATATTCACTCTATAGAACAACCCATTGCTACAAAACAGTGGGAGGCAATGGCATCATTATGTGCGAGTACACCTACACCAATAGCGCTAGATGAAGAACTTATAGGAGTGACAGATCTCCCTTCAAAACGCAAGCTGCTTGAAACTATAAAACCACAATATATTATTTTAAAGCCTAGCTTTATTGGAGGTTTTAAAGGAAGTCAAGAGTGGATTGACGTAGCAGATTCATTAGGGATCGCATGGTGGATTACCTCTGCATTAGAAAGTAATATTGGTCTTAATGCTATCGCACAATGGACCCATGAATTAGGAGCAAAAGGGCCTCAAGGACTAGGTACGGGGAGCCTTTTTACAAATAATATATCTTCACCACTAGAAGTAGTGAATGGAACTTTAAGAACGGATAATAATAAGCACTGGAATTTTAAATTATAA